One region of Coregonus clupeaformis isolate EN_2021a chromosome 31, ASM2061545v1, whole genome shotgun sequence genomic DNA includes:
- the prepl gene encoding prolyl endopeptidase-like: MCSMTSLHSWLCPLIRGGKLNQVWSLSTCKPRGWVYLTATRRYTVGKDPSSSTVEFNSQNKKYRSLERSFERRLRAIHQRFSGVPDNTTIQGCNHVYFMEGDGIYRMDTRQGDPEPEEVLCLDSVGKGDWSLQRVRLSPSEQALAATVKTPHREEARCVLVKLGDREPTLDPPKPLLTIDKVFSFEWATDDILFYSSQQNLQCHRVFRLDLTATGTGSTLVYQEQQPDVFVEVSLSRDRRLVLVNCCSKRSSEVWLIDSTKPLMKPTLVQARLPELLYHVEHSHGQLYILANTGPGQEYQVLRAPLSSPAIEHWVPVCSPGPGTAVKDMEVLQDHCVLATRDPLGLLGLQVVPLSQPATTTTLQLPPWACAIETKRAGLTDSGWLEFLLSSPVHPPVLYRYSPREDRLLLQEDTEEHRTPQEYHTTRLEAPSQDGTMVPLTLFHRPMLEELRGAPLLVHVYGAYGIDLNMDFSPDRRLLLEDGWALAYCHVRGGGERGLGWHRQGRMEGKPRGVEDLAACIHRLYDLGVSRPSLTALTARSAGAVLVGALCNLHPHLIRAVTLQAPFLDVLGTMQEPSLPLTLEERGEWGDPMSDPYQRDTIASYCPCHNITLQHYPSMLLTAYIEDNRVPVAGVHKYVERLQEAIHTHLNGHPVSESEPTPSVILDLQPGADHFGPGDFELSLTESARQLAFLHTELRLNQQKTKNRRR, from the exons ATGTGTTCCATGACCAGTCTCCATTCGTGGCTGTGTCCTCTGATTCGGGGAGGTAAATTGAATCAAGTCTGGAGCCTTTCCACCTGCAAACCTAGAGGATGGGTCTACCTAACGGCTACACGTCGTTACACAGTGGGAAAG GACCCTTCCAGCTCCACTGTGGAATTCAACTCTCAAAATAAGAAGTACAGGAGCCTGGAGAGGTCTTTCGAGAGAAGATTAAGGGCCATACACCAGAGGTTCTCCGGAGTCCCAGACAATACAACG ATCCAGGGGTGTAACCATGTGTACTTCATGGAAGGGGATGGCATCTATAGAATGGATACCAGGCAGG GTGACCCAGAGCCAGAAGAGGTGTTGTGTCTGGACTCTGTGGGGAAGGGAGATTGGAGCCTCCAGAGGGTGCGTCTCTCCCCCAGTGAGCAGGCCCTGGCTGCCACAGTGAAGACCCCCCACAGAGAGGAGGCCAGGTGTGTCCTGGTCAAGCTAGGAGATAGAGAACCCACCCTGGACCCACCTAAACCTCTACTCACCATCGACAAGGTCTTCAGCTTCG agtgggcTACAGATGACATCCTGTTCTACAGCAGTCAGCAGAACCTCCAGTGTCACCGTGTGTTCCGTCTGGACCTTACTGCCACTGGGACCGGAAGCACCCTGGTGTACCAGGAACAGCAGCCTGA TGTGTTTGTGGAGGTGAGTCTCTCcagagacaggaggctggtgcTGGTCAACTGCTGCAGTAAGAGAAGCTCTGAGGTGTGGCTGATTGACAGCACCAAGCCCCTTATGAAGCCCACCCTGGTCCAGGCCCGCCTCCCTGAGCTACTGTACCATGTAGAGCACTCCCACGGCCAGCTGTACATCCTGGCCAACACTGGCCCTGGACAAGAGTACCAG GTGTTGAGGGCACCTCTCTCATCCCCGGCCATCGAACATTGGGTCCCAGTGTGTAGCCCTGGTCCTGGGACAGCTGTGAAGGACATGGAGGTGCTCCAGGACCACTGTGTGTTGGCCACCAGGGACCCCTTAGGCCTGCTAGGACTCCAGGTGGTCCCACTATCCCAGCCAGCCACCACAACCACCCTGCAG CTGCCACCGTGGGCCTGTGCCATAGAGACCAAGAGGGCTGGGCTGACAGACAGTGGCTGGTTGGAGTTCCTCCTGTCGTCTCCAGTCCACCCCCCTGTCCTGTACCGCTACTCCCCCAGGGAGGACAGGCTCCTCTTACAGGAGGACACAGAGGAGCACAGAACCCCCCAGGAGTATCACACCACCCGACTAGAGGCCCCCAGCCAG GACGGTACCATGGTGCCACTGACTCTCTTCCACAGACCTATGTTGGAGGAGCTGAGGGGTGCTCCATTGCTGGTGCATGTGTACGGGGCCTATGGCATTGACCTTAACATGGACTTCAGCCCAGACAGAAGACTGCTGCTTGAGGATGGCTGGGCTCTGGCCTACTGCCACGTCAG GGGTGGAGGTGAGCGTGGCCTGGGCTGGCATAGACAGGGTCGTATGGAAGGGAAACCAAGAGGAGTGGAGGACCTGGCTGCCTGTATCCACAGGCTCTATGACCTGGGGGTGTCCAGACCCTCTCTGACCGCCCTCACTGCTCGCAGCGCCGGGGCCGTACTGGTGGGAGCGCTCTGTAACCTACACCCCCACCTCATACGAGCTGTCACACTACAG GCTCCTTTCCTTGATGTGCTGGGCACTATGCAGGAGCCAAGTCTGCCCCTGAcgctggaggagaggggagaatggGGGGACCCCATGTCAGACCCCTACCAAAGAGACACTATCGCCTCCTACTGCCCCTGTCATAACATTACACTTCAG CACTACCCCTCCATGCTGCTCACAGCCTACATAGAAGACAACAGAGTGCCTGTAGCCGGAGTACACAAGTACGTGGAGAGACTTCAGGAAGCAATCCACACACACCTCAATGGCCACCCTGTATCTG AATCTGAGCCCACACCCAGTGTCATTCTGGACCTTCAACCAGGAGCAGACCACTTTGGCCCAGGGGACTTTgaactgtctctgactgag AGTGCTCGACAGCTGGCTTTTCTCCACACAGAGCTGCGTCTGAACCAGCAGAAGACCAAAAACAGGCGGAGGTAG